In Arthrobacter burdickii, one DNA window encodes the following:
- a CDS encoding MFS transporter has product MQQHSNAANRLDRLPISRFHKITLVAVSFAYFFEFADINSFATTAPKLVELWGVTINQIAYVTSLSFVGMFFGSIAASWIADRWGRKNALTITTLWFALFSFAAVFAWDIISLGVFRVLTSAGLAAMTVVAVVYINEIFPAAVRGKYQAYAIVIGICGTPVTNLIAAGVVPLTDWSWRLVYLWGSLGILFILFTRHLQESPRWYESKGQYDKADAVLAKIEAGVEAEKGTLSAPAAPVVTSPQPKAPLSILLQKKYLGPTILLTILWVTQTIGFFGYSSWAPTLLAQEGFSVQKSIFYVALTTVGAPLGSFVASLVTDRFERKWCLVVFGTLIAVCGLLYGLTFNPILIVVFGFLVNMFERGYTALAYAYSPELFDTRGRSLGTGVSYGLGRLSNAAGPLIIAALYTRTGYESVFIFIAGTWMVGAVALAIFGPMTKRARLILAEGTSSTTDTAVKPSETPATPNIS; this is encoded by the coding sequence ATGCAGCAGCACAGCAATGCAGCCAACCGGCTCGACCGGCTTCCGATTTCCCGCTTCCACAAGATCACCCTCGTCGCCGTCTCCTTCGCGTACTTCTTCGAATTCGCGGACATCAACAGCTTCGCCACCACCGCACCGAAACTGGTCGAACTGTGGGGCGTCACCATCAACCAGATCGCCTACGTAACCTCCCTGTCCTTCGTCGGCATGTTCTTCGGCTCCATCGCAGCCAGCTGGATCGCCGACAGGTGGGGGAGGAAGAACGCCCTCACCATCACCACCCTCTGGTTCGCCCTCTTCTCCTTCGCGGCCGTGTTCGCGTGGGACATCATCTCCCTCGGCGTCTTCCGCGTCCTGACCTCCGCCGGACTGGCCGCCATGACCGTCGTCGCCGTCGTCTACATCAACGAGATCTTCCCTGCCGCCGTGCGCGGCAAGTACCAGGCCTACGCCATCGTCATCGGCATCTGCGGAACACCCGTCACCAACCTCATCGCAGCCGGCGTCGTACCCCTCACCGACTGGTCCTGGCGCCTCGTCTACCTCTGGGGGTCGCTCGGAATCCTGTTCATCCTCTTCACACGGCACCTTCAGGAGTCCCCCCGCTGGTACGAGAGCAAGGGCCAGTACGACAAGGCAGACGCCGTCCTCGCGAAGATCGAGGCAGGCGTCGAGGCAGAAAAGGGCACGTTGTCCGCACCAGCTGCCCCCGTCGTCACCAGCCCGCAGCCGAAGGCACCCCTGAGCATCCTGCTGCAGAAGAAATACCTTGGCCCTACGATCCTCCTCACGATCCTGTGGGTGACGCAGACCATCGGGTTTTTCGGCTACTCATCCTGGGCGCCCACCCTGCTCGCGCAGGAAGGCTTCAGCGTCCAGAAGTCCATCTTCTACGTGGCGCTGACAACCGTCGGGGCGCCCCTGGGTTCATTCGTCGCATCCCTGGTCACCGACCGTTTCGAGCGCAAATGGTGCCTGGTCGTCTTCGGAACGCTGATCGCCGTCTGCGGGCTCCTCTACGGACTGACCTTCAACCCGATCCTCATCGTCGTGTTCGGCTTCCTCGTGAACATGTTCGAGCGCGGCTACACGGCACTCGCCTACGCTTACTCCCCCGAGCTCTTCGACACCCGCGGACGGTCGCTGGGCACCGGCGTTTCCTACGGGCTGGGACGGCTCTCCAACGCCGCCGGACCCCTCATCATCGCCGCGCTCTACACCAGGACAGGATACGAAAGCGTCTTCATCTTCATCGCCGGCACCTGGATGGTCGGCGCAGTAGCACTGGCGATCTTCGGGCCCATGACGAAGCGGGCACGGCTCATCCTCGCCGAAGGAACCAGCTCGACGACGGACACCGCCGTAAAGCCGAGCGAAACACCGGCTACCCCCAACATCTCCTGA
- a CDS encoding amidohydrolase family protein, translating to MTEQFTKTPDWLDWYPNPSKPRFALPQGTVDTHCHVFGPGATFPFAPERKYTPCDAGKDQLFALRDHLGISRNVLVQATCHGADNSAMLDAIDASNGRARGIATVRPDITHDELVQLHNSGIRGVRFNFLKRLVNTSPKDELRTIAHKIAPLGWHIVIYFEGADLEELEAFFAALPTPLVVDHMGRPDTSQPVDGPDFTRFLRFTDKNDVWVKVSCPERLSLTGPPALNGELRPYQDAVPFGRRVIAEFPDRVLWGTDWPHPNLKDHMPDDGLLVDYIPLIAETPDQQHKLLVDNPTRLYWPGDVA from the coding sequence ATGACCGAGCAGTTCACGAAAACCCCCGACTGGCTGGACTGGTATCCCAACCCCTCCAAGCCCCGATTCGCCCTCCCGCAGGGGACCGTCGACACGCACTGCCACGTCTTCGGCCCAGGAGCGACCTTCCCGTTCGCCCCGGAGCGGAAATACACTCCGTGCGATGCCGGCAAAGATCAGCTCTTCGCCCTGCGCGATCACCTCGGCATCAGCCGCAATGTCCTCGTCCAGGCGACCTGCCACGGCGCGGACAACAGCGCGATGCTCGACGCAATCGACGCTTCCAACGGCCGGGCCCGCGGTATCGCCACCGTCCGACCCGATATCACCCACGACGAGCTGGTACAGCTACACAATTCCGGCATCCGGGGAGTGCGCTTCAACTTCCTCAAGCGTCTCGTGAACACGTCCCCGAAGGACGAGCTGCGGACCATCGCGCACAAGATTGCCCCACTCGGATGGCACATCGTCATCTACTTCGAAGGCGCCGACCTCGAGGAACTGGAGGCCTTCTTCGCCGCCCTGCCCACACCCCTGGTCGTGGACCACATGGGCCGACCCGACACATCACAGCCCGTCGACGGACCCGACTTCACGCGCTTCCTCCGCTTCACCGACAAGAACGACGTCTGGGTGAAAGTCAGCTGCCCGGAACGCCTCAGCCTGACAGGACCTCCAGCCCTCAACGGCGAACTGCGTCCCTACCAGGACGCCGTTCCGTTCGGACGTCGGGTCATCGCAGAATTCCCGGACCGCGTGCTCTGGGGAACGGATTGGCCTCACCCGAACCTGAAGGACCACATGCCCGACGACGGGCTCCTCGTCGACTACATCCCCCTCATCGCAGAAACCCCGGACCAACAGCACAAGCTCCTCGTCGACAACCCCACCCGCCTCTACTGGCCCGGCGACGTCGCCTGA
- the ligK gene encoding 4-carboxy-4-hydroxy-2-oxoadipate aldolase/oxaloacetate decarboxylase, giving the protein MQELGVVHRTITRAATTDVEALSAFGVSTIHEAMGRLGLMRPYIRPVFPGAKLCGTAVTVLLQPGDNWMMHVAAELIQPGDVLVAACTTESEDGFFGDLLATSLHARGAVGLVIDGGCRDVATLQDMNFPVFSRAINSKGTVKATLGSVNIPVVCANALVTPGDVVIADVDGVVVVPAARAAEVAAAARTREDNEETKRVRFAAGELGLDIYSMREPLEAAGLRYID; this is encoded by the coding sequence ATGCAGGAACTCGGAGTAGTCCACCGCACCATCACCCGAGCCGCCACGACCGACGTCGAAGCACTGTCCGCCTTCGGCGTGAGCACCATCCACGAAGCCATGGGCCGCCTGGGCCTGATGCGCCCCTACATCCGGCCCGTCTTCCCGGGCGCGAAACTCTGCGGCACAGCAGTCACCGTGCTCCTGCAGCCGGGGGACAACTGGATGATGCACGTGGCAGCAGAGCTGATCCAGCCCGGAGACGTGCTGGTGGCGGCTTGCACCACCGAAAGCGAGGACGGCTTCTTCGGGGACCTGCTCGCCACCTCCCTGCACGCCCGAGGCGCCGTCGGTCTCGTCATCGACGGCGGATGCCGGGACGTCGCCACACTGCAGGACATGAACTTCCCGGTCTTCAGCCGTGCCATCAATTCCAAGGGCACCGTCAAGGCCACCCTCGGCTCCGTCAATATCCCCGTAGTCTGCGCCAATGCCCTGGTCACTCCCGGTGACGTCGTCATTGCCGACGTCGACGGCGTCGTGGTCGTCCCCGCCGCCCGCGCGGCGGAAGTCGCGGCAGCGGCACGCACACGCGAGGACAACGAAGAGACCAAACGCGTCCGCTTCGCCGCCGGAGAACTCGGCCTCGACATCTACTCCATGCGCGAACCGCTCGAAGCAGCCGGCCTGCGCTACATCGACTAG
- a CDS encoding amidohydrolase family protein: MIIDIHGHYTTAPAALGQWRDRQVAGLEDPSLAPSRADLAISDGDLQESIEQNQLRLMDERGIDLTVFSPRASFMAHHVGDFTTSAEWAAICNELCYRVSRLYPERFVPAAMLPQSPGADPATCIPELVRCVEEYGAVALNLNPDPSGGHWTSPPLTDRSWYPIYEKMVEYDIPAMVHVSTSINPAFHTTGAHYLNADTTAFMQLIQGDLFADFPTLKLVIPHGGGAVPYHWGRFRGLAMALKKPPVEEHVLGNVFFDTCVYHQPGIDLLLDVIPTRNILFASEMIGAVRDVDPCTGHNFDDTARYIDSAGLDDVDLAAIQEHNARTVYPRLNDLLKQQGR; encoded by the coding sequence GTGATCATCGATATCCATGGGCATTACACGACGGCCCCCGCGGCCCTCGGCCAATGGCGCGACCGCCAGGTTGCCGGCTTGGAGGACCCGTCGCTGGCTCCGTCGCGCGCGGACCTAGCGATTTCCGACGGCGACCTGCAGGAAAGCATCGAGCAGAACCAGCTGCGCCTGATGGACGAGCGCGGTATCGACCTCACCGTCTTCTCACCCAGGGCGTCCTTCATGGCGCACCACGTGGGCGACTTCACGACCTCGGCAGAATGGGCCGCGATCTGCAACGAGCTGTGCTACCGCGTCAGCCGGCTCTACCCGGAACGGTTCGTTCCCGCAGCCATGCTCCCCCAGTCCCCCGGAGCAGACCCCGCGACCTGCATCCCCGAACTCGTCCGGTGCGTCGAGGAATACGGCGCCGTCGCGCTGAACCTCAACCCCGATCCCTCCGGCGGGCACTGGACCTCCCCACCCCTGACAGACCGATCCTGGTACCCCATTTACGAAAAGATGGTCGAATACGACATTCCGGCCATGGTGCACGTCAGCACCAGCATCAACCCCGCCTTCCACACCACCGGCGCCCACTACCTGAACGCGGACACCACCGCCTTCATGCAGCTCATCCAGGGCGACCTCTTCGCAGACTTCCCCACCCTGAAACTGGTCATCCCCCACGGCGGCGGCGCCGTCCCCTATCACTGGGGCCGCTTCCGCGGACTGGCCATGGCCCTGAAGAAGCCTCCGGTCGAGGAGCATGTCCTCGGCAACGTCTTCTTCGACACCTGCGTCTACCACCAGCCAGGGATCGACCTGCTGCTGGACGTCATCCCCACCCGCAACATCCTCTTCGCCTCCGAGATGATCGGCGCCGTCCGCGACGTCGACCCGTGCACGGGCCACAACTTCGACGACACCGCACGCTACATCGACTCCGCGGGGCTAGACGACGTGGACCTGGCAGCCATCCAGGAACACAACGCGCGCACCGTCTACCCCCGACTGAACGACCTGCTCAAACAGCAGGGCCGCTGA
- a CDS encoding 4-oxalomesaconate tautomerase — protein sequence MSFPAPATAVLSVGARWAGSQVAIPCWFMRGGTSRGPFFRTADMPVDPATRDTVLLAVLGSPDPRQIDGLGGAHSLTSKAGIVGRSEREGVDLEFLFAQLQPASDVVDISPNCGNMLAAVVPFAIESGLLTPVADTTTARVLTLNTDMVAEITVPTPMGPAGRYVDYEGDTRVDGVPGTAAAVAINFLDTAGSVAPGLLPTGNVRDPIDVDGTGTIDVTCIDNGMPLVILRADAVGATGYETPADLNANQELKDTLETLRLASGHLMGLGDVALKNYPKMTLVADPVHGGSIHTRSFIPHVCHESIGVLAAVTVATACIIDGTVARGVAQVGDGPEVTVSVEHPAGEFSVELGLEPADPQHVTKSALVRTARLIMAGDVFIPSRHWNLDDSDAASASAGKDS from the coding sequence GTGTCTTTCCCAGCACCAGCCACAGCAGTCCTGTCCGTGGGAGCGCGGTGGGCCGGCAGTCAGGTTGCTATTCCCTGTTGGTTCATGCGGGGCGGAACCTCCAGGGGCCCGTTCTTCCGCACTGCCGATATGCCGGTCGACCCGGCCACGCGGGATACTGTCCTGCTGGCGGTTCTGGGTTCCCCTGATCCGCGGCAGATCGATGGTCTGGGCGGGGCGCATTCGCTGACCAGCAAGGCCGGCATCGTCGGACGAAGCGAGCGGGAGGGCGTCGACCTCGAGTTCCTGTTCGCGCAGTTGCAACCGGCCAGTGACGTCGTCGACATCAGCCCGAACTGCGGGAACATGCTCGCAGCCGTGGTTCCCTTCGCCATCGAATCCGGGCTGCTCACTCCCGTTGCGGACACCACGACCGCACGGGTACTGACGCTCAACACGGACATGGTCGCGGAAATCACCGTTCCGACTCCCATGGGACCGGCCGGGCGCTACGTGGACTACGAGGGCGACACGAGGGTCGACGGTGTCCCGGGAACCGCCGCCGCAGTGGCCATCAACTTCCTCGACACAGCAGGATCCGTGGCTCCGGGCCTGCTACCAACAGGCAACGTCCGGGACCCGATCGACGTCGATGGCACCGGCACCATCGACGTCACGTGCATCGACAACGGCATGCCGCTGGTAATTCTCCGCGCGGACGCAGTCGGAGCCACCGGGTACGAGACTCCCGCCGATCTCAACGCAAACCAGGAGCTCAAGGACACGCTGGAAACCCTGCGGCTCGCAAGCGGTCACCTCATGGGTCTGGGTGATGTGGCACTGAAGAACTACCCGAAAATGACCCTTGTCGCCGATCCCGTGCACGGCGGTTCAATCCATACCCGCAGCTTCATTCCGCATGTCTGCCATGAATCGATCGGCGTCCTGGCAGCGGTAACCGTCGCCACCGCCTGCATCATCGACGGAACGGTGGCCCGCGGGGTCGCCCAGGTCGGGGATGGTCCTGAGGTCACCGTCTCGGTGGAACATCCCGCCGGTGAATTCAGTGTCGAACTCGGCCTCGAACCGGCCGATCCGCAGCACGTCACAAAGTCCGCCCTCGTCCGGACCGCCCGCCTCATCATGGCCGGGGATGTCTTCATCCCGAGCCGCCACTGGAACCTCGACGACTCGGATGCAGCTTCCGCATCCGCTGGAAAGGACTCGTAG
- a CDS encoding VOC family protein yields the protein MNDAFHDVAHVGHVELLTPEFEKSLWFFTELLAMREVARVGDSAYLHAWDDYEHHTIKLTASPTSGVGKVALRASSDAALERRVAAIEASGRGIGWYDGEPGIGRTYAFTDPDGHPMDIYYESEWHVPTDESRPALKNQADRFPGTGVNARRLDHVNFLAADVTLNGNFTSATLGGRATEQIRLDSGKLGAQWFTFNNKSYDLVYSEDWTGSTGRLHHIAFATDTREDILKAADIFLENGIHIESGPHKHAIQQTFFLYVYEPGGNRIELCNSGARMILAPDWKTVEWTEADRAKGQAWGMKTIETFHTHGTPPVAVPAH from the coding sequence ATGAACGATGCCTTCCACGACGTGGCGCATGTGGGCCACGTGGAACTTCTGACCCCGGAGTTCGAGAAAAGCCTGTGGTTCTTCACGGAGCTGCTTGCGATGCGGGAAGTGGCGCGCGTGGGTGATTCCGCGTATCTGCACGCCTGGGACGACTACGAGCACCACACCATCAAGCTGACGGCCAGTCCCACCTCGGGCGTGGGAAAGGTGGCACTGCGTGCTTCGAGCGACGCCGCACTCGAGCGGCGGGTAGCCGCCATCGAAGCCAGTGGCCGCGGAATCGGATGGTACGACGGTGAACCAGGCATAGGGCGCACCTACGCCTTCACCGACCCGGACGGTCACCCCATGGACATCTACTACGAGTCCGAGTGGCATGTTCCCACCGACGAATCCCGGCCCGCGCTGAAGAACCAGGCGGACAGGTTCCCCGGTACCGGCGTCAACGCCCGCCGCCTGGACCACGTGAACTTCCTGGCCGCAGACGTCACACTCAACGGGAATTTCACATCAGCAACCCTGGGAGGCCGCGCCACCGAACAGATCCGCCTCGACAGCGGCAAGCTCGGCGCCCAGTGGTTCACCTTCAACAACAAGAGCTACGACCTGGTCTACAGCGAGGACTGGACGGGCAGCACCGGCCGCCTGCACCACATCGCCTTCGCGACCGACACCCGCGAAGACATCCTGAAAGCCGCGGACATCTTCCTCGAAAACGGCATCCACATTGAATCCGGGCCGCACAAGCACGCCATCCAGCAGACCTTCTTCCTCTACGTGTACGAACCCGGCGGCAACCGGATCGAACTGTGCAACTCCGGAGCCCGGATGATTCTGGCGCCCGACTGGAAAACCGTGGAGTGGACGGAAGCAGACCGTGCCAAGGGCCAGGCCTGGGGCATGAAGACCATCGAGACGTTCCACACCCACGGCACACCTCCCGTAGCCGTGCCCGCGCACTGA
- a CDS encoding ABC transporter substrate-binding protein has product MKSYPAVMAVTALLLTGCSSAPLAQGAASAEAEAGAGEQIQVGIIPIVDVAPIYLGQEQGFFEDEGLSLELVPAQGGAAIVPAVTSGTMDFGFSNVSSMLLAKSKGLDVKVVASGASSTGEEGKDFGGILVAKDSPITSAADLAGKTVAVNTLNNINDTTVRASVRKAGGDPSTIKFVELAFPDMQAALERGQVDAIQVVEPFLTTGTGAGDTLLASNYVDAADGLTVGAYFTTAATVSDNPELVEKFTAAMEKSLTYAQDNPDAVREILPTYTKIDAATAEKLVLPDFASEINRASVEELVTLSKDDGLLTEDVNLDELLP; this is encoded by the coding sequence ATGAAGTCGTACCCCGCCGTCATGGCCGTCACCGCACTCCTTCTCACCGGCTGCTCGTCGGCGCCCCTGGCTCAGGGGGCGGCTTCTGCTGAGGCTGAAGCCGGCGCCGGCGAGCAGATCCAGGTGGGCATCATTCCCATCGTGGACGTCGCCCCCATCTACCTCGGCCAGGAGCAGGGATTCTTCGAGGACGAAGGGCTGTCCCTGGAGCTGGTTCCCGCGCAGGGCGGAGCTGCGATCGTCCCCGCCGTCACGAGCGGCACGATGGATTTCGGGTTCAGCAACGTATCGTCGATGCTGCTGGCCAAGTCGAAGGGACTCGATGTCAAGGTCGTGGCCTCCGGTGCCAGCTCCACGGGCGAAGAGGGCAAGGACTTCGGCGGCATTTTGGTGGCCAAGGACAGCCCGATCACGTCGGCTGCGGATCTGGCGGGCAAGACCGTTGCCGTCAACACTCTGAACAACATCAACGACACCACGGTGCGGGCATCCGTCCGCAAGGCCGGAGGTGACCCGTCCACCATCAAGTTCGTGGAACTGGCCTTCCCTGACATGCAGGCGGCACTCGAGCGGGGCCAGGTGGACGCGATCCAGGTCGTCGAGCCGTTCCTCACCACGGGAACGGGCGCCGGCGACACGCTTCTTGCCTCGAACTACGTCGACGCGGCGGACGGCCTCACTGTCGGCGCCTACTTCACCACCGCGGCCACCGTCTCCGACAACCCCGAACTCGTGGAGAAGTTCACCGCCGCCATGGAGAAGTCCCTGACCTACGCGCAGGACAACCCCGACGCGGTCCGCGAGATCCTGCCGACCTACACCAAGATCGATGCCGCCACCGCGGAGAAGCTGGTCCTGCCCGACTTCGCCAGCGAGATCAACCGCGCGTCCGTCGAAGAGCTGGTGACGCTGTCCAAGGATGACGGGCTGCTGACCGAAGACGTGAACCTCGATGAGCTGCTTCCATGA
- a CDS encoding ABC transporter permease, with protein sequence MTKRTLGLAGILGFLLTWELIPRLGLVEARFLPPASEVLAALAVDFQLTAFWAAVGETLLAWVLGLAAAVLLAVAAGFVVGSSQFLRRFTNSTVEFLRPIPSVALIPLAVLLFGVKIESSLMLIIYASFWQIFIQVLYGVADVDNVAMQTARSFGLKTVARVRYVVFPTALPYLMTGVRLAASVALILAITAELVIGSPGLGREIALAQSGGAISGMYALIVATGLIGVLINLLMRFIERKTLSWHSSIRSEVIV encoded by the coding sequence ATGACCAAACGAACCCTCGGGCTTGCGGGCATCCTCGGATTCCTCCTCACCTGGGAGCTGATCCCACGGCTGGGACTCGTTGAGGCGCGCTTCCTGCCACCGGCCTCGGAGGTGCTGGCTGCGCTTGCCGTGGACTTCCAGCTGACTGCCTTCTGGGCGGCGGTGGGGGAGACCCTGCTGGCCTGGGTTCTGGGACTGGCTGCCGCCGTACTGTTGGCGGTGGCCGCAGGATTCGTGGTGGGTTCCTCGCAGTTCCTACGGCGGTTCACCAACTCGACCGTCGAATTCCTCCGACCCATACCGTCCGTCGCGCTGATCCCCCTGGCCGTCCTGTTGTTCGGGGTGAAGATCGAATCCTCGCTGATGCTCATCATCTATGCATCGTTCTGGCAGATCTTCATCCAGGTGCTCTACGGAGTGGCCGACGTCGACAACGTCGCCATGCAGACGGCCCGGAGCTTCGGGCTCAAGACCGTGGCGCGTGTGCGATACGTCGTCTTCCCGACGGCACTGCCCTACCTGATGACCGGGGTCCGGCTGGCCGCGTCGGTCGCCTTGATCCTCGCCATCACGGCAGAGCTTGTCATCGGTTCTCCCGGACTCGGCCGGGAAATCGCACTGGCACAATCCGGCGGGGCGATCTCCGGGATGTACGCCCTGATCGTGGCCACCGGCCTGATCGGCGTTCTGATCAACCTGCTGATGAGGTTCATCGAGCGCAAGACCCTCTCCTGGCACTCCTCCATCCGTTCCGAGGTGATCGTATGA
- a CDS encoding ABC transporter permease has protein sequence MRIAKSFLYVLGLPALLVLIWWLSTLGATSFFVPTPGTLASTFGKTWFGDRIFTDVLPSILRLLAGVSAAIILGILAGLLIGSIPWLRALTEPVLEFFRAVPPPVLVPVLMLLMGISDSMKVVVIISGCIWPVLLNTIEGVRAIDGVLSDSAHTYGIGGWARVRYLVLPSAGPQILAGVRQCLSIGLILMVISEMFASSSGLGFTIVQFQRSFAVPEMWSGIVILGLIGVAMSFIFQFTERRILRWYYGLREVENAV, from the coding sequence ATGAGAATCGCGAAAAGCTTCCTGTATGTCCTGGGGCTGCCGGCGCTGCTCGTCCTGATCTGGTGGCTATCCACGCTCGGCGCGACAAGCTTCTTCGTCCCCACGCCGGGCACTCTTGCCTCCACCTTCGGCAAGACATGGTTCGGCGACCGGATCTTCACCGACGTGCTCCCCAGTATCCTGCGGCTCCTTGCCGGCGTTTCGGCGGCGATCATCCTCGGCATCCTTGCCGGGCTACTGATCGGGTCGATCCCGTGGCTCCGGGCATTGACCGAACCGGTGCTCGAATTCTTCCGGGCCGTTCCGCCACCGGTCCTCGTGCCCGTACTGATGCTGCTGATGGGCATTTCCGATTCCATGAAGGTAGTAGTCATCATTTCCGGCTGCATCTGGCCGGTGCTGCTGAACACGATCGAGGGTGTCCGGGCGATCGACGGCGTACTCTCCGACTCCGCCCACACCTACGGCATCGGCGGATGGGCCCGGGTCCGGTACCTGGTCCTACCATCGGCCGGGCCGCAGATCCTCGCCGGGGTGCGCCAGTGCCTCTCCATCGGCCTCATCCTGATGGTCATCTCCGAAATGTTCGCGTCCTCATCCGGACTCGGCTTCACCATCGTCCAGTTCCAGCGTTCATTTGCCGTGCCGGAAATGTGGTCCGGCATCGTGATCCTCGGCCTGATCGGCGTTGCCATGTCCTTCATCTTCCAATTCACCGAGCGCCGCATCCTGCGCTGGTACTACGGCCTGCGAGAGGTAGAAAATGCAGTCTGA
- a CDS encoding ABC transporter ATP-binding protein yields the protein MTGGKAMLSVQGLKKVYQTDGGPVEAVRNLTFDLRAGELACLVGPSGSGKTTLLKCISGLMAPTEGEVLLDGTKVTGPPKKMAVVFQEYGRSLFPWMRVRENVELPLKNQGMPKEERDRLVDEALEAVGLSHVPLSYPWQLSGGMQQRVAIARAVAYQPEVLLMDEPFAAVDAQTRADLEDLIRTVWKKLGVTVLFVTHDIDESVYLGERVIILSSSPTVVQEDLIIDLPAERDQLNTRALSRFTELRHHVYEQIQLAKTGHRPASASH from the coding sequence ATGACCGGTGGAAAGGCCATGCTCTCGGTCCAGGGCCTCAAGAAGGTCTACCAAACCGACGGCGGCCCGGTGGAAGCCGTACGCAACCTGACCTTCGACCTGCGCGCCGGGGAACTCGCCTGCCTGGTCGGACCGTCCGGGTCCGGCAAGACAACCCTGTTGAAGTGCATCTCGGGACTCATGGCACCCACCGAGGGCGAGGTACTGCTCGACGGCACCAAAGTCACCGGCCCTCCCAAGAAGATGGCTGTGGTATTCCAGGAGTACGGCCGCTCACTATTTCCCTGGATGCGGGTCCGCGAGAACGTCGAACTCCCTCTCAAGAACCAGGGCATGCCTAAGGAGGAGCGGGACCGCCTGGTCGATGAGGCACTGGAGGCCGTCGGCCTGTCCCACGTCCCCCTGTCCTACCCCTGGCAGCTTTCGGGCGGCATGCAACAGCGCGTCGCGATCGCCCGGGCCGTCGCCTACCAGCCCGAAGTGCTGCTGATGGACGAGCCCTTTGCGGCCGTCGATGCCCAGACCCGTGCGGATCTGGAGGACCTGATCCGTACTGTCTGGAAGAAGCTCGGCGTCACCGTCCTCTTCGTCACCCATGACATCGACGAATCGGTGTACCTGGGCGAAAGGGTGATCATCCTGTCCAGTTCGCCCACAGTCGTGCAGGAAGACCTCATCATCGACCTCCCGGCGGAGAGGGACCAACTCAACACGCGAGCCCTCTCGCGCTTCACGGAACTGCGGCACCACGTCTACGAGCAGATTCAGCTCGCTAAGACCGGACACCGTCCTGCCTCGGCGTCGCACTGA
- a CDS encoding GntR family transcriptional regulator, producing the protein METLDESLGRSVTATELADLLRTAIVTGELVPNQRLVEADLAAEYGASRGNIRVALSELSVEGLVERVQNRGARVRAVSVDEAVEITEVRAALEALCARKAAERITDKEIAELQQLAERMTDAVERGDRESYSENNQKLHARIIAISAQQTAAATIQRLRGQAVRFQFRLARQPGRPAVSLPQHLAIITAVCAHDPDAAAQAMRVHLESVADVIRSSNP; encoded by the coding sequence GTGGAAACCCTGGACGAATCACTTGGCCGCAGCGTGACGGCGACCGAACTGGCCGACCTGCTGCGCACCGCTATCGTGACCGGGGAGCTGGTGCCAAACCAGCGACTAGTCGAAGCCGACCTCGCGGCGGAATATGGTGCGAGTCGCGGGAACATCCGGGTGGCATTGTCCGAGTTGAGTGTCGAGGGCCTCGTGGAGCGGGTACAGAACCGGGGGGCGAGGGTACGTGCCGTTTCCGTGGACGAAGCCGTCGAAATCACCGAGGTCCGAGCGGCGTTGGAAGCACTCTGCGCTAGGAAGGCCGCTGAACGCATCACGGACAAGGAAATCGCCGAACTGCAGCAGCTCGCGGAGCGCATGACAGACGCCGTGGAGCGCGGCGACCGGGAATCCTACTCCGAGAACAATCAAAAGCTGCATGCCCGGATCATCGCCATCAGCGCGCAGCAGACAGCGGCCGCGACGATCCAGCGACTTCGAGGACAGGCCGTACGCTTCCAGTTCCGACTGGCCCGGCAGCCTGGCAGGCCAGCAGTGTCACTTCCGCAACACCTGGCGATCATCACCGCCGTCTGCGCACACGACCCTGATGCAGCCGCCCAGGCAATGCGCGTCCACCTCGAAAGCGTCGCCGACGTCATCCGATCCAGCAACCCCTGA